One window from the genome of Saccharomyces mikatae IFO 1815 strain IFO1815 genome assembly, chromosome: 4 encodes:
- the SIP1 gene encoding Sip1p (similar to Saccharomyces cerevisiae SIP1 (YDR422C); ancestral locus Anc_5.527): MGNSPSTQDPSHSTKKEHGYHFHETFNKDRQGSITSQLFNNRKSIHKRHVSHTSGHNGTIPSRMQLLASHDSVTDCDDSVNDDTTIDKEPSLLFKKDYSLNNTADGNDTTLANLSLIDDHDVGAPEEQVKSPSFLSPGPSMATVKQTKSDLENLSTSNYTTVDEATEDGRTNHPRHERHRSSIIALKKTLLENSATASPSPTRSSSVHSASMPPLTKMDSIDTPLKPAYSKKPSIHAYQYQYLSPDPTFSGNSQAGKEKNSDNIDAEAGVLQSEDMVLNQSLLQNALKKDMQRLSRANSSNSTCTIENSNNNNNYSSSENNIRNKEDSGSFNDNSNVPISATAKMMMKLYGDKTLMERDLNKHQTKTKKVQNKKLKSVSNSRRSSFASLHSLQSKKSILTNSLNLQPLHPLHPIINDNESQYSAPQHREMSHPSNSMSSMSSISSTNSAESTLVILKWKNYSNMAVTTEVSIVSNDIASALKEQREVDADESASLDSEKQLNPRIRMVYDNVHKEWFFPDLFLPPGIYRLQFSINGLLTHSNYLPTATDSEGNFVNWFEVLPGYHTIEPFRNEADLGSQVEPVLEEESPIRPELKRFSSSSRKSSYYSAKGVERPSTPFSDYRGLSRSSSVNMRDSFVRLKASSLDLMAEIKPEKLEYSNEIPNLFNIADGGTTSVIRESRDSSPQEQPSFTYKVVDCNQDDLFATLQQGGNIDAETAETVFLSRYPIPDLPIYLNSSYLNKILNQSNPNSEPHDRDEGAINHIIPHVNLNHLLTSSIRDEIISVACTTRYEGKFITQVIYAPCYYKTQKARGNNEN, translated from the coding sequence ATGGGGAACAGTCCTTCTACTCAGGATCCATCGCATTCAACCAAAAAGGAACATGGATATCATTTTCATGAAACATTTAATAAAGATCGTCAGGGGAGCATAACCTCTCAATTGTTTAACAATAGAAAAAGTATTCATAAAAGACACGTTAGTCATACTAGCGGTCATAATGGCACCATTCCTTCTAGAATGCAGCTACTTGCATCTCACGATTCAGTAACAGATTGTGATGATAGCGTTAACGATGATACTACTATTGATAAGGAACCTTCCCTTTTGTTTAAGAAGGATTATTCTTTGAACAATACCGCGGATGGAAACGATACCACGCTGGCTAATTTATCTTTAATTGATGATCACGATGTGGGTGCGCCTGAAGAACAGGTGAAATCACCATCATTCTTGAGTCCAGGTCCATCAATGGCCACTGTTAAACAAACCAAGAGTGACCTAGAAAATTTATCTACTTCAAATTATACCACGGTTGACGAAGCAACAGAAGACGGACGAACCAACCACCCACGCCATGAGAGACATCGCTCAAGTATTATTGCACTGAAGAAAACTCTTTTAGAAAATTCAGCTACTGCTTCCCCTTCCCCAACAAGGTCTTCATCGGTGCACTCAGCTTCAATGCCTCCTTTGACCAAAATGGATTCCATTGATACTCCTTTAAAGCCGGCTTACTCAAAGAAACCATCTATCCATGCATATCAATATCAGTATCTTAGCCCTGACCCAACATTTTCTGGGAACTCACAGGCAGGTAAAGAGAAGAATAGTGATAACATAGATGCAGAGGCGGGTGTACTACAGAGCGAGGATATGGTTTTAAACCAATCTCTTTTACAAAATGCTTTAAAAAAGGATATGCAACGTCTTTCAAGAGCAAATTCCTCTAATTCAACATGTACTATcgaaaattcaaataataataataactaTAGTAGTAGTGAAAATAACATTCGTAACAAGGAAGACTCAGGAAGCTTTAATGATAATTCTAACGTACCTATATCTGCTACAGCtaaaatgatgatgaagttaTACGGTGATAAAACTCTAATGGAAAGAGATTTAAACAAGCACCAGACTAAGACGAAGAAAGtgcaaaataaaaaactcaAGTCGGTTTCAAACTCCAGAAGATCATCATTTGCTTCTTTGCATTCTTTACAATCGAAAAAGAGTATCTTAACAAACAGTTTAAATTTACAACCTTTGCACCCATTACATCCAATTATTAACGACAATGAAAGTCAATATTCTGCACCGCAGCATAGAGAAATGTCGCATCCTTCAAATTCAATGTCAAGTATgtcttcaatatcttcaacaaaCTCCGCAGAAAGCACTCTAGTGATTTTAAAATGGAAGAATTACAGCAACATGGCCGTAACCACAGAAGTCTCTATAGTAAGTAATGATATTGCTTCTGCTCTTAAAGAACAGAGAGAAGTTGATGCGGATGAGAGCGCAAGCTTGGACTCGGAAAAGCAATTAAATCCAAGGATCCGTATGGTTTATGATAATGTGCATAAGGAATGGTTTTTTCCGGATCTATTCTTGCCTCCTGGAATTTATAGACTACAATTCTCCATCAATGGCTTATTGACTCACTCAAACTATCTTCCTACAGCTACTGATTCAGAAGGCAATTTTGTCAACTGGTTTGAAGTATTGCCCGGTTACCACACGATCGAGCCGTTTAGAAATGAAGCAGATTTGGGATCACAAGTGGAGCCAGTACTAGAGGAAGAATCACCCATAAGGCCAGAACTCAAgagattttcttcttcctctcGAAAATCCTCATACTATTCCGCCAAGGGTGTTGAAAGGCCCAGTACACCGTTTTCGGATTATAGAGGCTTAAGTAGGTCAAGTTCAGTAAATATGCGTGACTCATTTGTACGTTTGAAAGCAAGTAGTTTGGATTTAATGGCCGAGATCAAACCTGAAAAATTAGAATATTCGAATGAAATTCCAAATTTATTTAATATAGCCGATGGCGGTACGACTTCCGTAATAAGAGAATCCAGGGATTCGTCACCGCAAGAACAACCCAGCTTTACGTATAAAGTTGTTGACTGTAACCAAGATGACTTATTTGCTACTTTACAGCAAGGCGGTAACATTGATGCAGAAACAGCAGAGACGGTATTTTTAAGTAGATACCCAATCCCTGATCTACCAATATACCTGAATTCATCTTATTTGAACAAAATCCTAAACCAAAGCAACCCAAATTCAGAACCGCATGATAGGGATGAAGGTGCAATAAACCACATTATTCCTCACGTGAATTTGAATCATCTATTGACAAGCAGTATCAGAGATGAGATAATTAGCGTAGCTTGTACTACAAGGTATGAGGGAAAATTTATCACTCAAGTAATATATGCGCCCTGTTACTACAAAACCCAAAAGGCCCGGggcaataatgaaaattaa